The nucleotide window TGAAATTTACCATGCCTCTCCCGCCCGCAACCCCTCTTTCATGCAACAACGCCACTCAAACCCAAAATCATTTCCAATATCACCAAGAGGGATTTCTAAAATATCCAGAAGTTCTGGTTCTTTACCCTCAATAAGCCGAGCTGATTTTGGAACTTTTCCATCTTTTGGATATAAGCTGTCAAATACAGGACGAACCCATCTCCCAGTATCAAGATCAATTCCGGCAATACAACGTTCTTCTAGCTTCCATGAATTAGAAAGACAGACAATTCGTTTCAGAGATGACATATGTTTATGCTTCCCCACTTACCATTTAGATACTCAGCAACTAAGCGGCGATGGCAGTGATGTGGTTTTGCCTCACTACAGAGCAAGCAAGCACCATCCAGTTGACTTGGAGAGATCTTTTTCTCAATTTGACGACTGGCTATAAGCTGTAAAAACTTTTGCTCATATACCGCCCAATCTCCTTTGTTTTTTTTGTACTCGTCAAGAATATCTTGAGTTGGAGCTAAATCTAGAATGTGGACATAACTGATGCCGCCAATAGACTTTAAAAAATACTCTAAGTCCGCTCGTTTAGCGAACCCAGCCAACTGGGAGACATTGTTTAGTCGAGTATCTACAACTTGCTTTACACCTGCTTCTTGAAGTGTCTCAAAGAATTTCTGAGCGCTCTTTTGGGTGAATCCAATCGTGAACAGGTTGATTGGCTTGGTCATGGTCATCACCTTTCTTCTCTACGTATGCGATCTCGTCACCCTGAATCTTATAAGCTATGTCCAAGCACTCTTCTCTGCTTGACAAGTTACTACTTTTCTGAGTGAATAAAGAAAGTTGAGCCTGTTCTTCTGCCATCTCTGAAAAGTCTGTAAAGCCATGCTTTTTAAGCATCCTCTGCTCTAGATGATCGTGAGATTCTAATTCACCGTTTCTTAGAATGTGATTGATCTGTAAATCGAAGCGTCGTAGGTGTTGACAAACCAGAATCGCTCTATGGCAGGTTAACGGATCTTTCTCAGCACACATTAGCGAGACCTTGTGCTTTTTTACACCCTTTAAAACCCTTTGAATTCCTTCATGAAATTCCTCAGTTGCAGCAATTTTTTCATATACTGCTTTGCCCTTAACATAGCACTCTTGTTTTTTAGGTCTTGCCCCTAGTTCTTGTCCCAGAAATACATAGAGGATTTTCTCTGTTGCTAAAGCTTCTTTCAGCGCTGCTCGATTGAAGTGTGGCAGAAAACGGCTGTAAGGAGATGAGCGAACATCAACAACAGCAGTGACCCCATGCTTCTGAAGCAACGAGACAAAGGTTCTGATTTCGTAATTGGAGTGACCTATAGTGAGCAATTCCACTGACTCTGCTCCTCAAAACATGGCTGAATCGGTTGATTATACATCACCTGCCTTCTTATCTTAAAGCAATTACACCAGGAAAACAGTACATCCGATCTTCTTGTTCAGAGGGATTTGAGGAGAGATGTCTAACGACAAGATCAACGGCTATCCCAGACCCTGACACCGACCGATCGCCCCTTTAGTCCGTTGCAGCGCCGTGTTATCGTGAACCCGCACCGATCGCCCTGATTTTCCTACCCTTTGCAACGACCGATCGCCCATCAACCTGCACCCCACCAACTACCTCCTGGGACTTTGAACTAAGCGCAATCGCTCTTCAACTACCACCTCAACAGAGACTTCCTGGGACGCTTTGGGAAAACCGATATCGCTTCAACACCAAGTGCAATATCTCTCTGTTTGTGCAGTGACCGATAACGACAAGATCAACGGCTATCCCAGACCTTGACACCGACCGATCGCCTCTTTAGTCCGTTGCAGCGCCGTGTTATCGTGAACCCGCACCGATCGCCCATGCCCACTTCAACCGTAATTATGACCGATCGCCCTTCATCTTGCACCCCACCAACTACCTCCTGGAACTTTGAACTAAGTGCGATCGCCCGTCTATACTTACCCTCCACAGAGACCTCCTGGGACGCTTCGGGAAAACAGATATCAGCTCAACACCGAGTGCAATATCTATCTTTGTGCGGGAGCATGATAACGGCTCAAATCAGCGGCGGCAGATAGCTTTGGACTCAGCACTAATTAGCTTCCGACCGTCCGCTGATTTGAATTGTTAGCTGGCGGAGTTGGCATGATTACTCGATAATATAGAGGCAGACGAAGTAACCTTGAAAGCATCCTTATGAACTCGACAACTGCTTTGCTCACTCGCATTACCCAAACTCCTGGTCAATGTGGTGGTCGTCCCTGCATTCGAGGAATGCGAATCCGAGTCACTGATATTTTAGAAATGTTAGCTGAAAATGTTAGCGTTACTGAAATTTTAGAAGACTTTCCCGATTTAGAACCGGAAGATATTCAAGCTTGTCTGCTTTTTGCAGCACGACGCACTGATTTTCCTAGACTAACGGCATGAAGATTTGGATTGACGCTCAACTGCCTCCAACATTAGCGAACTGGCTATCAGAAAATTTTAGTTTAGAAGCCGTTGCCCTCCGAGATTTATCACTTCGAGATGCAAAAGATATTGAAATTTTTGAAGCAGCAAGAAGTGTAAGTGCTGTGATTATGACAAAGGACAGTGATTTCATTGATTTGGTCTGCCGCTTGGGGACACCACCTCAGATTGTGTGGTTAACCTGTGGTAATGTCACGAATCGGAACCTGCGGCAATTACTGTCAGCGACTTTACCTGATGCATTAGAACAACTGCGACAAGGAACAATGATCGTAGAGATTAGCAATACTCCTTGAGTTACTCACTGGTTATCTCAAACTTTATCGTTATATATTATTTTTATATACGCTCCAAATAGATACAAAGAGTAATCCTAAACCAACAAGAAGGGATAGGAAGCCAAGCCAAAATAAGAACCAACTGATGCGTCCGTAATCATCCGAATCAAGCCAGAGCATCTTCAGAGGACGAGAATAGTTAGGATTCTGAGCCTTTCTTACCTTACGAGCGGTGAGTCGGAAATCGAGTAACCTTGATACAACTGCGGTAGAGCTACTTACGGCAGCCAGTAATAACAAAGGGAATGAGTATGCAAACGCTGTTCCGAATGAGCCACGAGGAACAAATTTTTCGCTTTGTAGAAGAGATAGCCCTATTGCAAGCACCGACACCGAGAGGCTCGAAACAAGTGCAACTGCCACTGAGAATTGCGTAATCGCTAGACCTTGCCACCTATTGTAACGCCACCTATTATAACGGTCGTTTCCTATCCTATATGTCCTCTTTGAAAGCTAACAATTTATTACACTGAAACTTTCCGTATAATACCCCCACTACAGGGAGTTATACGGAAAGTTTCTATTGAAATGCTGATTTTCCATAATTCAACCGAAACTTTCTCGATAATATCCAGATTTTCAGGAGTTATACGGAAACTTTCCGTATAATTTCAGAATTCAGATCTCAGTAATGCGTGTAATATTTACCACATCATCGGATCTGTAACATCTGCCATCATGTCAAACCCATCAAACCCTCCAAAATTACTCGAAGAGGTGCGGGATGTCCTGCGACGCAGGCACTACTCCTACCAAACTGAAAAACCTACATTTACTGGATTAAACGCTTCATTGCCTTCCATCATATGAAGCTCCCACGGGACATGGGCGCATCTGAAATAGAAACATTTCTCACCCACCTCGCCGTTGATCAAAACGTAGCCCCATCTACTCAAAATCAAGCCCTCAGAGTGCTCACCCCAGACGAAGCCCGCCGTATTCTCAACGCCCTTCCCGGCGTTTATCAACTCGTTGCCAAAGTGCTTTACGGTAGCGGTTTGCGTCCTGGCAGACTGACAAAACTAGGAAGAGGGAAAACGGGACAGGACAACAAATTCACGCCTTAGTTCTTCATCGAGTTGACGTTGACAAGCAATTGCTGGGTGGGGGTCAGGCAAACTAGAAAGGAAACGAGGCACAGGGATGGATAACTGCTGGGTAATCGCCAGAGCGAGCCAACTCCAGCCGAGTTTGAGATCACTCATACCTCGATGCCAATGGGGGTCAACGTGGCGACGCAGACCAGAGGATACAACCTGAGTGCCATGGAGCACCAAAAACAGAGTGGTCAAAGCAATCACCCCACACAGTTGCGTTAGAGCAAACTTATCCCGTAGTCGAGAGGCTTCCAGATCAAACCCGTTTGACTTGAGATCCAAAAAAGATTCCTCGACCTGAAAGTGCAAGCGATACTGAGCAAAGGTTTGGAGAGTAGTCGGCTCATCACTGACAATGACCCACGGCTCTCCCCTAAGTGCATCGTGGGCAAAGGCAAGATAGACCTGCCGATAGGGATTGGTTTTGCCAATCGAGACCCATGGAGTCAGGTAGACCGGTGCAGGCTTGAGAGCTATAGCAGATACTTTGTGCCACTGCCCAGCCCTTTGAAA belongs to Synechococcales cyanobacterium T60_A2020_003 and includes:
- a CDS encoding DUF488 domain-containing protein, coding for MTKPINLFTIGFTQKSAQKFFETLQEAGVKQVVDTRLNNVSQLAGFAKRADLEYFLKSIGGISYVHILDLAPTQDILDEYKKNKGDWAVYEQKFLQLIASRQIEKKISPSQLDGACLLCSEAKPHHCHRRLVAEYLNGKWGSINICHL
- a CDS encoding DUF488 domain-containing protein encodes the protein MELLTIGHSNYEIRTFVSLLQKHGVTAVVDVRSSPYSRFLPHFNRAALKEALATEKILYVFLGQELGARPKKQECYVKGKAVYEKIAATEEFHEGIQRVLKGVKKHKVSLMCAEKDPLTCHRAILVCQHLRRFDLQINHILRNGELESHDHLEQRMLKKHGFTDFSEMAEEQAQLSLFTQKSSNLSSREECLDIAYKIQGDEIAYVEKKGDDHDQANQPVHDWIHPKERSEIL
- a CDS encoding DUF433 domain-containing protein → MNSTTALLTRITQTPGQCGGRPCIRGMRIRVTDILEMLAENVSVTEILEDFPDLEPEDIQACLLFAARRTDFPRLTA
- a CDS encoding DUF5615 family PIN-like protein; its protein translation is MKIWIDAQLPPTLANWLSENFSLEAVALRDLSLRDAKDIEIFEAARSVSAVIMTKDSDFIDLVCRLGTPPQIVWLTCGNVTNRNLRQLLSATLPDALEQLRQGTMIVEISNTP
- a CDS encoding transposase, which produces MVIGILQSQSVHLSRFRVHVVSRGTIAQSYQRRFRRWLSNRRLDVMGAHHALMKQALSEWGERRLYLSLDTTVVWNRFCILWVGGVYRGRTVPIAWQIVSQSSSTVRWWRIQRVLRQGTRVLPDGVVIVLLADRGFADGQLMKSLRDTLGWHFRIRIKRSFQFQRAGQWHKVSAIALKPAPVYLTPWVSIGKTNPYRQVYLAFAHDALRGEPWVIVSDEPTTLQTFAQYRLHFQVEESFLDLKSNGFDLEASRLRDKFALTQLCGVIALTTLFLVLHGTQVVSSGLRRHVDPHWHRGMSDLKLGWSWLALAITQQLSIPVPRFLSSLPDPHPAIACQRQLDEELRREFVVLSRFPSS